The segment GCTTTCGAGTCAAGGACCGTCGGAGCCGGAATCGACTCCGGAGGACAATATCGGTTACATTGCCTGCGAAAAAATGAGTCGATTGGACCTGAACGGACGAGAATCGAAAGTCACCAGATGGCGATTGCATCAACGACTTCGGTATCCCAGCAACTGAGTGCGCTCAACCTTGTCGGAGCGGCGCAACCGGCGGCTTCCGGGGGCTCCCCGACGACCACCACCCCGCAGCCCGTATCCGCCGCCGAAAGTCCCGCCGTCGCGGCCAGTTCCGTAATCGGCAGTTCCAGTCAGCAGAGTGCGGCTGTCTCGCAGGCGCAGTCCGCGCTTCAGGCGGCCGAGCGGGTCGTCGCCCAGCGCGAGGCCGACCTGCGCGACGCGAGAAGCGCCGTGGATGCCGCTTCCGATACGGCTGATCAGAGGCGTCAGGCCCTGTTCGATGCGGAATCGGCGGAACGCGTCGCACTCGCCGAGCAGCTCGAACGCGGCTCGCTGGTCAATATTTCCGTCTGAACATCGTCAGAGGACAGGGGCGGGCCCTGAAGTGCCGGGCCGCCCGGAAATCTTCAGATAATCACCAGTGTTTCAGCGGGGGGCTTCAGCAGGGAGCGTTCTCTCGGTCTCGCGGGCTTGATCGCGGTGAGCTCCACATAAAGCTCCTTCACGATGCTGTTGCACGTTCTGACCATCATCATGACTTCGTTCTTCGTTTTCCCTTGCACAACGTGCCGCTCGATGCGGAGCTCGCACCGTGTCAAGTCCCAGTCGCCGGTATAGCCGTAGTCCATGCCGTAGTATTTCGGCTGCCCGAAATACTGAAACGTTTTCGGGAAGTACGGCCGTGTGTGCGTCGGATCGACCCATGCGTCCTCATGAAACCCGTGCGGGATGGCGATCTGAAACACGGCCCCCGGTTTGGCGACCCGATAGAGCTCCTGCATGACGTCGAGCGGTTTCTGCAAGTGCTCGAGGGTGTGATGCATCAGAAATTTCGAGAAACGGTTATCCGCGAATGGCAGCGGGTTGGAGGCCACCGCATCCAAGTCAAACGCGAGATCAACCCCGTCGCCGGCAACGATGTCCAAGTTGATCATATCATCGAGAATTTGGCTTCCGCAGCCAAGATGCAGTCCGTCTTTCTGGTCGAGGTGATTCAAGGATCCGGATCCTTCATGAAATCGGCATTGTTGACGCACGAATACGCACCTGTTTGGCCGGATGTTAGCGTCTTGATGGCGGTAAGCCGATGCCAGGCTTAACGAGTGGTGCCGATTCTTTCCAAATTGGTTACCGTTGCCGTAAGCGTCAGCGTGACGCGCTCCCCGTCCCCGAAATAAGGATTGGTGCGTATATGCAGCCAGCTAGGCAATACGATCAGCTGACCGCTCTTGGGGGTGATCATCACGGAACGCCCCACCGTATCGATCGGCAGGCCGGCAAGTTCCGCCTGGGCGCGCGGATCGTCGATCTCGATGGTGCCGCTCTCCGGCGCGTCCTCGTTCGGCGCGTCGCCGGCATCGATGCTGTAGATCATTGTCAGATGGTGGCCTGGCGAAAGATGACGCTTCTCGTAGCCGCCATAGCGTAGAACGCTGACGTATCCGGACAACTCGGTCTCGAAGCTGCTTGCACCGCCTGCGATCTGCGGAATGACCGCTTGCAGGGCGCCGGTCGCGGTCTGCCGGATCGTGTCAATGCCGTGATCCGCCCAGTTGAAAAGGTTACCGCTCGATCTCCAGCCGCCGATGACGCCTGCCGCGCCGGGTTCGCCGGAGGACTCGCGGGTCAGGGCGGCGGCTTTCAGCGCTTCGTTGAGCGGCTCCGCGCCATGGATCGAGAACATGAAAAGGCGGGTTGGAAAGACCTCGATAATGTCCGTGCGTG is part of the Nisaea sediminum genome and harbors:
- a CDS encoding class I SAM-dependent methyltransferase codes for the protein MNHLDQKDGLHLGCGSQILDDMINLDIVAGDGVDLAFDLDAVASNPLPFADNRFSKFLMHHTLEHLQKPLDVMQELYRVAKPGAVFQIAIPHGFHEDAWVDPTHTRPYFPKTFQYFGQPKYYGMDYGYTGDWDLTRCELRIERHVVQGKTKNEVMMMVRTCNSIVKELYVELTAIKPARPRERSLLKPPAETLVII
- a CDS encoding 2OG-Fe(II) oxygenase family protein encodes the protein MELKFDSRTDIIEVFPTRLFMFSIHGAEPLNEALKAAALTRESSGEPGAAGVIGGWRSSGNLFNWADHGIDTIRQTATGALQAVIPQIAGGASSFETELSGYVSVLRYGGYEKRHLSPGHHLTMIYSIDAGDAPNEDAPESGTIEIDDPRAQAELAGLPIDTVGRSVMITPKSGQLIVLPSWLHIRTNPYFGDGERVTLTLTATVTNLERIGTTR